DNA sequence from the Oligoflexus sp. genome:
CTCGGCCGTGAACTCTATGAAAAAGCTGTTGCCCCCAAGACCTGGATGGATGTCAGCATCGAAGGACACACGAGCGCTATCGCCGATCCAGAGAGTCCTTATCGACTTCATGTGCTGGAATTTTTACGCTAGGCCCTCCTCCCGATCTGTTGGACTCCCGACACCGGAATCTGCTATAAAACGGCCAGACGCTTCGGCGTTCTGAACAACAGGCGGCATCCGTCTGCTGCCGCATAATCAGCAGGAAACTCTCATGGCAAATCATAGATATACGGCCGAGGAACGGAAGACGTTCACCCAAAAAGTTCTGCGCGACGGCTACTGCGTCCTGGAGAATCATTTTTCGCCCGCTGTGATCGATTATTGGAACGAGCGTTTTATGCCCTTGCTGCGCTCATACATGGATACCGGCGGCACGACAGCCGGTCGCGGGGCGGAACGCTATTACGTGACGCTGCCTTTCGCCGAACCCTTCGCTGATCCCACGATCTTTGAAGACGAGGATATCCTCAGCATCGTCGAAGGACTGGTGGGCGAGGATTTTGTGATGTGCCAGCTGGCGACCGACACGCCGCTCCTGGGCTCTGACTATCAGGAGATTCATCGGGACACGCCGCCGCTCTTTCCCGAGTTTCATATCGAGACACCTCCGTTCCAGCTGGCCGTTAACTTCCCCCTGGTCGATGTGAATGAGGAGAATGGCCCCATTGAAATCGCTGCCGGAACGCACCTTTTGAGCAAGGCTGAGCGCATCATGAAAATGGAGAAGGGCGAAATCAAACTGGAGGCCGTCACCATGAAGCGTGGGGATGTCATGATCCGCGATGTACGCGGCCTGCATCGCGGCACACCCAATCGCACACCCGTGCCAAGACCCATGGTGGTCATAGGCTATAGCCGCAAGTGGCTGCACCGTCCCGAAGTCTCGATTGAAATTCCGCGATCGATGGTCGGTGAACTCTCGCACCGGGCGCGGCGTATGCTGCGTTACAACCCCATCGTCGATGTGATTCAACAGCAACCCAGAAACGAGACCTACGATACCTTTTCGTACTGATGAAGCGGGAGACTGCGAACGCACGCCATACTTTTATATTCTATCCCAAGTCGATTTCGCGAAAGCTAACAACGCTATCGGATATTTCCCGGCCCTGGCTCCCAAGGGGGCTGGCTCCTGCGGGCATGGGCTGGCTTAGAAAGGTTCCGGGATGGGGAAGTAACAGCGCAGGGCGACAACCTTTGCCTTGTGCTGATCAAAACTCAGCTGAATAACCGTATCCTGGGAAGACTCCTGATTCATCCATTGAACATGGCCCAGCGTGTTGCGTCCTGCGCTCAGCATTTTGCTGTCTGCCGCCCAAATCAACTGGGATCGTTGCCCATCCTCCCAAAACTCTTCAGGCGTCTGCGCGGAGCCATCAGGGCTGCA
Encoded proteins:
- a CDS encoding phytanoyl-CoA dioxygenase family protein; protein product: MANHRYTAEERKTFTQKVLRDGYCVLENHFSPAVIDYWNERFMPLLRSYMDTGGTTAGRGAERYYVTLPFAEPFADPTIFEDEDILSIVEGLVGEDFVMCQLATDTPLLGSDYQEIHRDTPPLFPEFHIETPPFQLAVNFPLVDVNEENGPIEIAAGTHLLSKAERIMKMEKGEIKLEAVTMKRGDVMIRDVRGLHRGTPNRTPVPRPMVVIGYSRKWLHRPEVSIEIPRSMVGELSHRARRMLRYNPIVDVIQQQPRNETYDTFSY